A region of uncultured Carboxylicivirga sp. DNA encodes the following proteins:
- a CDS encoding GatB/YqeY domain-containing protein, which produces MSLEVTLNNDIKEAMKAKDRIRLEALRGIKKEVLEAKTAKDGSGELTDADIVKIIQKMVKQRKDAAALFSQQNRSDLAEKELAEVEAISGYLPAQMSKDELVIAVKAIIEQTGATSMKEMGKVMGVASKELAGKADGKDISAVVKELLG; this is translated from the coding sequence ATGAGTTTAGAAGTAACACTTAATAATGATATTAAAGAAGCCATGAAGGCTAAGGATCGTATCCGTTTGGAAGCTTTGCGTGGTATTAAAAAAGAGGTTCTTGAAGCTAAAACAGCCAAGGATGGAAGTGGTGAATTAACTGATGCGGATATAGTAAAGATTATACAGAAAATGGTGAAGCAGCGTAAAGATGCAGCGGCTCTTTTTTCACAACAAAACAGATCAGATTTAGCTGAAAAGGAATTGGCCGAAGTAGAGGCTATTTCAGGCTATTTACCGGCTCAAATGAGTAAAGATGAATTGGTGATTGCTGTAAAGGCTATCATCGAACAAACAGGTGCAACATCAATGAAAGAAATGGGTAAGGTGATGGGAGTAGCATCTAAAGAACTGGCAGGTAAAGCTGATGGAAAAGATATTTCTGCTGTTGTTAAAGAACTGTTAGGATAG
- a CDS encoding cell division protein FtsQ: MKKWKNIVLILVVVIYFPIIFSFVSVGKSQLVCGEIVPAICDSVQNRFINSEEITDIALEKYPGILGRRISDVNCEDMEIFFRKHPAIESCEVYFTYGGALHIDISQREPMLRVFEGNSSYYLDTKGTKMPLFKNHTAHTLVANGHLNKLDSRDDLIMISQAIINDSFLRAQIEQVYVNDKGEFILVPRVGDHLIEFGGIDRMENKFRNLKALYKSGWDSREWNLYKRVNLKYKGQVVCTKA, translated from the coding sequence ATGAAGAAGTGGAAAAACATAGTTTTAATTCTGGTAGTGGTAATTTATTTCCCTATCATCTTCTCCTTTGTGTCGGTTGGTAAGAGTCAATTGGTTTGTGGTGAGATTGTTCCTGCAATCTGCGACAGTGTTCAGAACCGTTTTATCAACAGTGAAGAAATAACCGATATTGCTCTGGAAAAATATCCGGGCATACTTGGAAGAAGAATTAGTGATGTGAACTGTGAGGATATGGAAATCTTTTTCAGGAAGCATCCGGCGATTGAAAGTTGCGAAGTGTATTTTACCTATGGTGGTGCGCTTCATATTGATATTTCGCAGCGCGAACCAATGTTGCGTGTTTTTGAAGGTAATTCATCTTACTACCTCGATACAAAAGGTACTAAGATGCCATTGTTTAAAAATCATACCGCACATACTTTGGTTGCGAATGGTCATTTAAATAAACTTGATTCGAGAGATGATTTGATAATGATATCTCAGGCTATTATTAACGATTCGTTTTTAAGAGCCCAGATCGAACAGGTTTATGTGAATGATAAAGGTGAATTTATTTTGGTTCCAAGGGTGGGTGATCACCTGATTGAATTTGGAGGAATTGATCGGATGGAAAATAAATTTCGTAACCTGAAAGCATTGTATAAATCGGGATGGGATTCCCGTGAATGGAATTTGTATAAAAGAGTCAACTTAAAGTATAAAGGACAAGTCGTTTGCACAAAAGCATAG
- the ftsZ gene encoding cell division protein FtsZ: MSEDLMNFDMPQNNSSIIKVIGVGGGGSNAVNYMYSLGIKDVSFVVCNTDAQALENSPVPVKIQLGESLTEGRGAGNRPDRGREAAIENLEDVVRVLENNTKMVFVTAGMGGGTGTGAAPIIAKKAKEMGILTVGIVTIPFRFEGKLRINQALDGIAEMEKNVDSLLIINNERLREMFGDLKLSNAFSRADDVLSTAAKGIAEIITVHGYINVDFADVETVMKDSGVAIMGSAYAEGATRAIDAIQASLESPLLNNNDIKGAKNILLNITSGSDEVTMDEVGEITDYVQEVVGDSASIIWGTGNDESLAGQVCVTIIATGFVSGQLIEHQEKKKQDAVTRFSLDENGEVTDAVNDEEESAFELSDDEEGVGRVVDFEKIEKQKQQRIDKYYKPIVPQNTNKAPEVEKFQLDDNLFDNGYGMEQSAAAYGHRRVQLTQEEMEDERMIEQLENIPAYKRKQMALGKTKPEVNTQSQVSRFSLSDDSKNGPRISRDNPYLHDNVD, translated from the coding sequence ATGAGTGAAGATTTGATGAATTTTGATATGCCTCAGAATAATTCCTCGATCATAAAAGTGATTGGGGTAGGAGGAGGCGGAAGCAACGCCGTCAACTACATGTACAGTCTGGGCATAAAAGATGTTAGTTTTGTGGTGTGTAACACCGATGCACAGGCATTAGAAAATAGCCCTGTTCCTGTTAAAATTCAATTAGGTGAATCATTAACTGAAGGAAGAGGTGCAGGTAACCGTCCCGACAGAGGACGTGAGGCAGCCATTGAGAACCTCGAAGATGTTGTACGGGTATTGGAAAACAATACCAAAATGGTGTTCGTAACAGCTGGTATGGGTGGAGGAACCGGTACCGGAGCAGCCCCGATCATTGCCAAGAAAGCAAAAGAAATGGGCATCTTAACAGTGGGTATTGTAACCATTCCTTTCCGTTTTGAAGGTAAACTGAGAATCAATCAGGCTCTTGATGGTATTGCAGAAATGGAGAAAAACGTCGATTCGTTGCTCATTATCAATAATGAGCGTCTGAGAGAGATGTTTGGTGACCTGAAGCTTTCCAATGCTTTCTCCAGAGCTGATGATGTTTTATCTACAGCAGCAAAAGGTATCGCTGAGATCATTACGGTTCATGGATATATAAATGTGGACTTTGCTGATGTTGAAACTGTGATGAAAGACAGTGGTGTAGCTATTATGGGATCGGCCTATGCAGAAGGTGCAACACGTGCCATCGATGCTATTCAGGCTTCATTGGAGTCGCCACTGTTGAATAATAATGATATTAAAGGAGCTAAAAATATACTTCTGAATATAACCTCAGGAAGTGATGAGGTAACCATGGATGAAGTGGGTGAAATAACTGACTATGTGCAAGAGGTTGTTGGTGATAGTGCTTCAATTATTTGGGGTACTGGTAACGATGAATCTTTAGCAGGTCAGGTATGTGTAACCATTATTGCAACCGGGTTTGTTTCTGGTCAGTTAATCGAGCATCAGGAAAAAAAGAAACAGGATGCGGTTACCCGTTTTTCGCTCGATGAGAATGGAGAAGTTACAGATGCTGTTAATGATGAAGAAGAAAGTGCTTTTGAGCTCTCTGATGATGAAGAAGGGGTTGGTAGAGTTGTAGATTTCGAAAAGATCGAAAAACAAAAACAACAACGTATAGATAAATATTATAAACCAATTGTTCCTCAAAACACAAATAAAGCACCTGAAGTTGAGAAGTTTCAACTGGACGATAACCTGTTTGATAATGGTTATGGAATGGAGCAAAGTGCGGCTGCATATGGGCATCGTCGTGTTCAGCTGACTCAGGAGGAGATGGAAGATGAAAGAATGATTGAGCAATTGGAAAATATACCGGCTTATAAACGTAAACAGATGGCTTTGGGTAAAACCAAACCGGAAGTAAACACACAGTCGCAGGTAAGTCGTTTCTCTTTATCTGATGATTCAAAGAATGGACCTCGCATTAGCAGGGATAATCCATACTTACATGATAATGTTGATTAA
- the murC gene encoding UDP-N-acetylmuramate--L-alanine ligase gives MLKLKDIQSVYFIGIGGIGMSALARFFKQQGMNVAGYDRTPTPLTDTLKQEGIEVRFDDDVEGMPQQFKDKQSCLVVYTPAVQSTHAELQYFRKNNFQVKKRAEVLGLLTRGMEGVCVAGTHGKTTISSMTAHLMKQSEVGCNAFLGGITRNYATNFLHDDHSSYVVMEADEFDRSFLQLTPHLALVSAMDADHLDIYGEASKVYEAFNEFVQLITPGGALLYKEGLPLELPDDDVEVFTYSAKEEGDFYPFNLKLVDGLYKFSLRTPFGKIHHLRMGVPGLLNVENAVGAIGLALLAGVDEDEIRDALPNFKGIKRRFEYRIREENLVYIDDYAHHPEEINATVASVRALYPNKQLTVVFQPHLFTRTRDFADGFAEALDKCDRVFLLDIYPAREEPIEGVTSQMIVDRMQLKKVKLLKFDDLKEELKSDVPEVILTLGAGDIDKLTDDLEGLLKLFILNE, from the coding sequence TATTTTATTGGAATAGGAGGAATTGGCATGAGTGCCTTGGCTCGTTTTTTTAAACAGCAGGGAATGAATGTTGCAGGTTATGATCGGACTCCAACTCCGTTAACTGATACTTTAAAGCAAGAGGGGATTGAGGTTCGTTTTGATGATGATGTTGAAGGTATGCCACAACAATTTAAAGATAAGCAATCTTGTTTGGTGGTTTATACTCCGGCTGTTCAATCTACTCATGCTGAATTACAATATTTTAGGAAGAATAATTTTCAGGTAAAAAAACGAGCTGAGGTATTAGGTCTGTTAACCCGTGGAATGGAAGGTGTATGCGTTGCCGGAACACATGGTAAGACAACTATATCGAGCATGACGGCTCATTTGATGAAGCAGTCAGAAGTGGGGTGTAATGCTTTTTTAGGGGGAATTACGAGAAATTATGCTACCAATTTTCTGCACGATGATCATTCTTCTTATGTGGTGATGGAAGCTGATGAGTTTGATCGTTCGTTTTTGCAGCTTACTCCGCATCTGGCATTGGTTTCGGCGATGGATGCCGATCATCTGGACATTTATGGAGAGGCTTCGAAAGTTTACGAGGCATTTAATGAGTTTGTGCAATTGATTACTCCTGGTGGAGCTCTGTTGTATAAAGAAGGTCTTCCGCTGGAATTGCCAGATGATGATGTTGAAGTCTTTACCTATTCAGCAAAGGAAGAAGGTGATTTCTATCCTTTTAATCTGAAGCTGGTAGATGGTTTGTATAAGTTTAGTCTGAGAACTCCATTTGGTAAGATTCATCATCTAAGGATGGGAGTGCCTGGTTTGTTAAATGTCGAAAATGCAGTTGGTGCGATTGGTTTGGCCCTCCTGGCCGGTGTTGACGAAGATGAAATCAGAGATGCATTACCAAATTTTAAAGGGATAAAAAGAAGGTTTGAATATAGAATCAGAGAAGAAAACCTGGTTTATATTGATGATTATGCTCATCATCCTGAAGAGATAAATGCGACGGTTGCATCTGTTCGTGCTTTGTATCCGAATAAGCAACTTACTGTTGTTTTTCAGCCTCATTTATTCACACGAACAAGAGACTTTGCAGATGGATTTGCAGAAGCTTTGGATAAATGCGACAGGGTATTTCTGCTGGATATTTATCCTGCAAGGGAGGAGCCAATTGAAGGTGTTACGTCTCAAATGATAGTAGACAGGATGCAACTTAAAAAAGTTAAGTTGTTGAAATTTGATGATTTAAAAGAAGAGTTAAAGAGTGATGTTCCGGAGGTTATTTTAACTCTTGGAGCAGGCGATATAGATAAGCTTACAGATGATTTGGAAGGGCTTTTAAAACTATTCATCCTCAATGAATAG
- the ftsA gene encoding cell division protein FtsA, whose amino-acid sequence MNQEPNIIAAIDIGTTKIVAIVGRKTEEGKLRLLGMEQVPSIGVKRGVVLNIDETVSSIKQVIVKIEQKLNITLTEVFVGIAGQHIKSMRNRAYRFIENGFEINQKDVDQLFDDNYKIPVEAGEKIMHVIPQDYIVDNETGVKNPVGMSGRRLEGNFHIVLGRIASVKNIEKCIHRVALQLNDLILEPLASSKSVLTEEEKEAGVVLVDIGGGTTDVAVFYDGIIRHTAVIPFGGNVVTSDIKEGCSVLYKQAESLKVQFGSAVGDMAREDMVVTIPGVAGWEPKEISFKSLSYIIQARMEEIIDYVLFQIESSGCYDKLGAGIVLTGGGSLLKDLPQLIKFRTGLDVRMGLPDRFIEGNLPEMAHLPNYSTSIGLVLSAMERPKRKIIEPELFGEVEPQKQDFNNKSMKREKPKKEKSSYMTGNLFSGLTKKIETIFDEKDVEM is encoded by the coding sequence ATGAATCAAGAACCTAACATAATTGCCGCCATCGATATTGGTACAACTAAAATTGTTGCCATTGTAGGGCGAAAGACAGAAGAAGGAAAACTTCGTTTGTTGGGCATGGAACAGGTGCCTTCAATAGGAGTGAAGCGTGGGGTTGTTTTAAATATTGATGAAACAGTATCGTCAATAAAACAGGTAATTGTCAAAATTGAACAGAAATTAAATATCACACTAACCGAAGTGTTTGTGGGTATTGCTGGACAGCACATAAAGAGTATGAGAAATCGTGCCTATCGGTTTATCGAAAATGGCTTCGAGATTAATCAGAAAGATGTGGACCAACTGTTCGATGATAATTACAAAATACCGGTTGAGGCTGGTGAAAAAATTATGCATGTTATTCCACAGGATTACATTGTGGATAACGAAACTGGAGTTAAAAATCCGGTAGGTATGTCAGGACGTCGATTGGAAGGAAATTTCCATATTGTGTTAGGACGTATTGCTTCAGTTAAAAATATTGAGAAATGTATTCACAGAGTGGCCTTACAACTTAACGACTTGATTCTTGAGCCGCTTGCATCTTCAAAAAGTGTTTTAACTGAAGAGGAAAAAGAAGCGGGTGTTGTATTGGTTGATATTGGCGGAGGTACAACCGATGTTGCTGTGTTTTACGATGGAATTATACGTCATACAGCCGTTATACCTTTTGGTGGTAATGTGGTGACGTCTGATATAAAAGAAGGTTGTTCGGTTTTGTATAAACAAGCCGAATCTTTAAAAGTCCAATTTGGATCTGCTGTAGGAGATATGGCCCGTGAGGACATGGTGGTAACCATTCCTGGAGTTGCCGGATGGGAACCTAAGGAAATTTCATTCAAGAGTCTTTCTTACATTATTCAGGCTCGTATGGAAGAAATTATCGATTACGTTTTGTTCCAGATAGAGAGCTCGGGATGTTACGACAAATTGGGTGCCGGTATTGTCTTAACTGGTGGTGGTTCTCTTTTGAAAGATCTGCCGCAGTTAATTAAATTCCGAACCGGGTTGGATGTTCGTATGGGATTACCTGATCGTTTTATCGAAGGTAATTTGCCTGAAATGGCGCATCTTCCTAATTACTCAACAAGTATTGGGTTGGTGCTAAGTGCAATGGAACGACCAAAACGTAAAATCATTGAACCTGAGTTATTTGGAGAAGTAGAGCCTCAGAAACAGGATTTCAATAATAAGTCAATGAAACGCGAAAAACCTAAGAAGGAGAAAAGTAGTTATATGACCGGAAACCTTTTTAGTGGTTTGACTAAAAAGATTGAGACCATCTTTGATGAGAAAGATGTTGAAATGTAG
- a CDS encoding peptidylprolyl isomerase — MATLEKIRSKAGLVIVVIGVGMAAFLLGDLMNSGGSMFRSNQMEIAEINGTTVSLPEYQAYLTELEDYYKLNSRSAGMDENTSYELRETAWNQLVQDVIMNEKYDELGIEVTSDEIFEMATGKNVHPQIRQMFTNPQTGIFDKQQVINFLSQKNNDSNARFYWMFLEKQIKKERLMKKYSELLNKGMFITTAEAQAEAEAKKAVVDFDFVVKRYRSISDSTIIVSESEIKDYYNKNIENYKQDATREVEYVSFEVKPSADDKAATLDWITKSRAEFANPETDPIQYVKMNSETEYVDRNWKKEQLSVQLQDFVSGAKVGEVYGPYLEAETYKLTRLVDIKEMPDSVKARHILLKDPAVADSLFTLVKGGANFADIARSNSQDPGSAINGGDLGWFNEGTMVKEFNDACFNGKKGDIVKVQTQFGIHIINIQDKGTPVTKYNIATLDRQITYSSKTNQQVYAQAAKFASQNKTYDQFNESIQSENLIKRYGRNIRQADRKVSNLENSREMVRWAFKADIKDMSEIFEFGDEYVIAYLTGINEEGYQSLASVKSAIERQLRNEKKAEQLIAEINNNKKGNDLNALASAINEEVQSANDITFASYQVPGAGVEPALVALATTAKQGEVSAPVAGNNGVFVVKVTDITMDETDVEAAKAQMKQNNAYKVYQAYQTIKDKASIVDERIKFY, encoded by the coding sequence ATGGCAACATTAGAAAAAATTAGGAGCAAAGCCGGTTTAGTGATCGTTGTGATCGGTGTCGGTATGGCTGCCTTTTTGTTGGGAGACTTAATGAACTCAGGGGGTTCTATGTTTAGAAGCAATCAGATGGAAATTGCTGAAATAAACGGAACTACTGTATCATTACCTGAATATCAGGCTTATTTAACTGAATTAGAAGATTACTATAAACTTAATTCCCGTTCGGCCGGAATGGATGAGAATACTTCTTATGAATTAAGAGAAACAGCTTGGAATCAACTGGTTCAGGATGTGATTATGAATGAGAAGTATGATGAGCTTGGAATAGAAGTGACATCTGATGAAATTTTTGAAATGGCTACAGGTAAAAATGTACACCCTCAGATTCGTCAAATGTTTACAAATCCTCAAACAGGAATTTTTGACAAGCAACAAGTAATCAATTTCCTTAGTCAGAAAAACAATGATTCAAATGCTCGTTTCTACTGGATGTTTCTTGAGAAACAAATCAAGAAAGAGCGTTTAATGAAAAAATATAGTGAGTTACTAAATAAAGGAATGTTTATCACAACCGCCGAAGCTCAGGCTGAAGCTGAAGCTAAGAAAGCTGTTGTTGATTTCGATTTTGTTGTAAAACGTTACCGTTCTATTTCAGATTCAACAATCATTGTTTCTGAAAGTGAAATCAAAGATTATTACAACAAAAACATTGAAAACTACAAGCAGGATGCTACCCGCGAAGTTGAATATGTTTCTTTTGAAGTAAAACCTTCTGCGGATGATAAAGCTGCAACGCTTGATTGGATTACTAAATCAAGAGCAGAATTTGCAAATCCTGAAACTGACCCAATTCAGTATGTTAAAATGAACTCAGAAACTGAGTACGTTGATCGTAACTGGAAAAAAGAACAACTGAGTGTGCAACTACAGGATTTTGTTAGTGGTGCTAAGGTTGGTGAAGTATACGGACCATATCTGGAAGCCGAAACTTACAAATTAACTCGTTTGGTTGATATTAAAGAAATGCCAGACTCAGTAAAAGCACGTCACATTTTACTAAAAGATCCTGCTGTTGCTGATAGCTTGTTTACTCTTGTTAAAGGTGGAGCTAATTTTGCTGATATCGCTCGTTCTAATTCACAAGATCCTGGTTCAGCTATTAATGGTGGTGACCTTGGATGGTTCAACGAAGGAACCATGGTTAAAGAATTTAACGATGCTTGTTTCAATGGTAAAAAAGGTGATATTGTGAAGGTTCAAACTCAATTTGGTATTCACATTATCAACATACAGGATAAAGGAACCCCTGTTACTAAATACAATATTGCAACACTTGATCGTCAGATTACATACAGCTCTAAAACTAACCAACAGGTTTATGCGCAGGCAGCTAAATTTGCCTCTCAAAATAAAACTTACGATCAGTTTAATGAGAGCATTCAAAGCGAAAACCTGATTAAAAGATATGGACGAAATATCCGCCAGGCAGACCGCAAAGTTTCTAATCTTGAGAATTCAAGAGAAATGGTGCGTTGGGCATTCAAAGCTGATATTAAAGACATGTCAGAGATCTTTGAATTTGGTGATGAATATGTAATTGCATACCTAACCGGGATCAACGAAGAAGGTTACCAATCTTTAGCTTCTGTTAAATCTGCTATTGAACGCCAGTTGCGTAATGAGAAAAAAGCAGAACAATTAATAGCTGAGATTAACAACAATAAAAAAGGCAACGACCTTAATGCATTGGCTTCGGCAATTAACGAAGAAGTTCAATCTGCAAACGATATTACATTTGCTTCATACCAGGTTCCTGGTGCCGGTGTTGAACCAGCCTTAGTTGCCTTGGCAACAACAGCAAAACAAGGTGAAGTTAGTGCGCCAGTGGCAGGTAACAATGGTGTTTTTGTTGTTAAAGTTACTGATATAACAATGGATGAAACTGATGTTGAAGCTGCTAAAGCTCAAATGAAGCAAAACAATGCTTACAAGGTTTACCAGGCATACCAGACTATTAAAGACAAAGCCAGCATTGTTGACGAAAGAATTAAATTCTACTAG